GCGCGGGGCGTTCGGGCGCCATGAGAACGTCGTCTTCCTCCACACGGGGGGCAGCCCGGCGCTGTACGCCTACCAGGACGTCCTGACCGACTGATGGGCGAGCGGCGGGTCATCGGCGTCCTCGGCGGGCTGGGGCCGGCCGCCACGGTGGACTTCTACGCCAAGCTCGTGGCGGCCACCCCGGCGCTGCGCGACCAGGATCACATCCACGTGATCATCGACGCCGACCCGAGCACGCCGAACCGCAACGAGGCCGTGGCGGGCGTCGGTCCGAGCCCGGAGCCCCAGCTCGTCGGCATGGCGACGCGCCTCGCGGCGGCCGGCGCCGAGGCGCTGTTCATGGTGTGCAACACCGCCCACGCCTACGCGCCGGCCATACGCGCCGCGGTCGCCGTGCCGCTGGTGAGCATCATCGAGGAGACCGCGGCGGCGACGCTGGCGGCCGCGCCGAACGCGCGGCGCGTCGGCGTCCTGGCCGCGGCCGGCGCCCAGGACGCCCGGCTCTACCAGACGGAGTTCGCCCGGCACGGCGTGAACGTGGTCGAGCCGCACGGCGAGCTCCGCGAGCGGTTCATGGCGCTCCTCTACCGCGTCAAGGCGGGCGACACGGGGCAGGGCGCGCGCTCGGACATGCGCGCCATCGCGCTCGAGCTCGTGGGGCTCGGAGCCGAGGCCGTTGTCGCCGGCTGCACCGAGGTCCCGCTCGTCCTGGCCCAGGCCGACGTCGGATCGGTCCCGCTCGTCTCGTCGACGGACGCACTGGTGAGCGCGGCCGTGGCCATCGGGACGGGCGCCCGTCCGCCCGTCGACGAGAGATGAACCTCGGCGCTCGAACCACCGTGCTAAGCTTCCCCCGCGAAGGCGCCAACGAGAGACCGCTACGGGCACGCCCGCGGGTCGAGTTGGGCCTCGAACACCACCTTCGGAGGCGATAAGTGAAGCGACTCATCTCCACCTCGATCGCGCTCGTCCTGGCCGTCACGCTCTTCTCGGGCATGGCCGCCGCGCAGGGCGACATCCCGAGCAAGCTCGTGCTCGGCATGGTCCCGAGCCGCGAGGCCGACGCCATCGTCGACAGCCTCGACCCCATCGCCGCCATGCTGTCCGAGCGCCTCGTCATCCCCGTCGAGACCTTCGTGTCGACGAACTTCGTCGGCCTCGTGGAAGCCGTCGGCACGGGCCGCGTCGACATCGGCCTCTTCGGACCCGCCGCGCTCGTCCAGGCCGTCGACAACTACGGTGCCGAGGTCATCCTCGCCTCCGTGCGCCAGGGCGCCACGTCCTACCGCGCGCAGTTCAACGTGCGGTGCGACAGCGGCATCACGACCTTCGAGCAGCTCCGCGGCAAGACGATCGCCTTCGTCGACCCCGGCTCCGCCTCCGGCTACCAGTTCCCGTTCGTGACCCTCAAGACCACGTACGGCATCGACCCGAACACGGAGATGACCTCCATCTTCGCCGGCTCGCACGACGCGTCCGCCCTCGCCGTCTACAACGGTGACGTCGACGTGTCCGTCACGTTCGGCGGCTCCCCCGGCTCCGACGGCCGCGAGACCATCGAGGGCGATTACCCCGACGTCAAGGACGTCGTGTGCATCCTCGGCTACTCCGACTACATCCCGAACGACGGCGCCGTCGTCCGCAAGGGCCTCGACCCGCAGCTCGTCGAGCAGATCACCCAGGCCCTCATCGACATCGCGAACACCCCCGAGGGCAAGGCGCTGACCAGCACCCTCTTCAACGTCACCGAGTTCGCCCGCGTCGACGCGTCCGCGTACGACATCGTGCGCGAGGTCTCCAAGACTTTCCAGCGCTGAGTCGGGCAGGCTCCACCCGGGTCTAGCCGACCGGGTGAGCGCGAACGGGCGGCCGGGATATAGACCCGGCCGCCCGTTTCCGTGTAGCGTTGTTGCCGTCGTGACAGAAACCGTTGGACCTGCCGTTGGACATATCGCGTTCGATGACGTCGAGGTCGTCTACAAGACCGGGCTGAAGGCCTTGAAAGGCGTGACGCTCAGCATCCCCAGAGGCCAATTCGTCGTCGTGGTCGGCCTCTCCGGTGCGGGCAAGTCCACCTTGATCCGTACGGTCAACAACCTGGTCACCCCGTCGTCCGGGCGCGTCGTCGTCGAGGGCGTGGACGTCACCCACGCGCGCGGGCAGGCGCTGAGGGCCGCCAGGTCCGACATCGGGATGATCTTCCAGACCTTCAACCTAGTGAAGCGCTCGAGC
The nucleotide sequence above comes from Trueperaceae bacterium. Encoded proteins:
- a CDS encoding amino acid racemase; the encoded protein is MGERRVIGVLGGLGPAATVDFYAKLVAATPALRDQDHIHVIIDADPSTPNRNEAVAGVGPSPEPQLVGMATRLAAAGAEALFMVCNTAHAYAPAIRAAVAVPLVSIIEETAAATLAAAPNARRVGVLAAAGAQDARLYQTEFARHGVNVVEPHGELRERFMALLYRVKAGDTGQGARSDMRAIALELVGLGAEAVVAGCTEVPLVLAQADVGSVPLVSSTDALVSAAVAIGTGARPPVDER
- a CDS encoding phosphate/phosphite/phosphonate ABC transporter substrate-binding protein, giving the protein MKRLISTSIALVLAVTLFSGMAAAQGDIPSKLVLGMVPSREADAIVDSLDPIAAMLSERLVIPVETFVSTNFVGLVEAVGTGRVDIGLFGPAALVQAVDNYGAEVILASVRQGATSYRAQFNVRCDSGITTFEQLRGKTIAFVDPGSASGYQFPFVTLKTTYGIDPNTEMTSIFAGSHDASALAVYNGDVDVSVTFGGSPGSDGRETIEGDYPDVKDVVCILGYSDYIPNDGAVVRKGLDPQLVEQITQALIDIANTPEGKALTSTLFNVTEFARVDASAYDIVREVSKTFQR